The following proteins are encoded in a genomic region of Nakaseomyces glabratus chromosome J, complete sequence:
- the OST3 gene encoding dolichyl-diphosphooligosaccharide--protein glycotransferase OST3 (CAGL0J08569g~Ortholog(s) have dolichyl-diphosphooligosaccharide-protein glycotransferase activity and role in cellular protein complex assembly, protein N-linked glycosylation, protein O-linked mannosylation): MQMFNFSRLVALLLVLVNVSLALSPKQFNKERLKYKDSIIDLNDRNWGRLLANPKESYLVTVFTATGRQYGCTMCTELAEHYETVVRSWFADHPDGISKNDGSKSLFFAKVDAVDQNVPELFQKFNVEQVPRIIIYEPGKGDPQYKFLDIQLSGENVVETLIAGIKESTDVQDFEIHEEINWSSVTITGVATFATVLLVKKQSTLALKIFTSRYVWGFGTIFFIIAMLGGHMFNRIRNTPEAGMDKLKNVIYILPGQISGQYAIETQIVGLLYAVLCALIVALVMVVPNVSKKLSGPENAKETAQVIVTILTAVFIYMFFAAFTKVFEVKYTGYPYTLLKLFNFFGK; encoded by the coding sequence ATGCAAATGTTTAACTTTTCTAGGCTAGTGGCCCTTTTGTTGGTCCTAGTCAATGTTTCCCTGGCATTGTCTCCAAAGCAGTTCAATAAAGAAAGATTAAAGTACAAGGACAGTATTATTGACCTGAATGACAGAAACTGGGGAAGATTATTGGCCAATCCTAAAGAATCATACTTGGTGACAGTTTTCACTGCCACTGGTCGTCAATATGGTTGTACAATGTGTACAGAGCTTGCAGAACACTACGAAACAGTAGTAAGATCCTGGTTTGCTGACCATCCTGATGGTATCTCCAAGAATGACGGATCCAAGTCGTTATTCTTCGCCAAAGTTGACGCTGTAGACCAAAATGTGCCTGAATTATTCCAAAAATTCAACGTCGAGCAAGTGCCACGTATAATTATCTATGAACCAGGTAAAGGTGATCCTCAATACAAATTTCTTGACATTCAATTGAGTGGTGAAAATGTTGTCGAGACCTTAATTGCTGGTATCAAGGAAAGCACAGATGTCCAGGATTTCGAGATCCATGAAGAGATCAATTGGAGTTCCGTTACTATTACTGGTGTGGCTACTTTTGCTACTGTTTTATTGGTTAAGAAGCAGAGTACATTGGCCCTGAAAATATTCACATCTAGATACGTCTGGGGTTTTGGTACcatctttttcattattgCCATGCTTGGTGGCCATATGTTCAACCGTATCAGAAACACTCCTGAAGCTGGTATGGACAAGTTAAAAAACGTTATTTACATCTTGCCAGGCCAAATCTCCGGCCAATATGCTATTGAGACTCAAATTGTAGGCCTACTATATGCTGTCCTATGTGCATTGATAGTTGCCCTAGTTATGGTTGTCCCTAATGTTTCTAAGAAGCTGAGTGGGCCAGAAAATGCTAAAGAAACTGCACAAGTGATAGTTACTATTCTGACTGCTGTGTTCATTTATATGTTCTTTGCAGCATTCACTAAGGTGTTCGAAGTTAAGTACACTGGCTACCCTTACACATTGTTGAAGCTattcaacttctttggTAAATAA